The following proteins come from a genomic window of Pocillopora verrucosa isolate sample1 chromosome 6, ASM3666991v2, whole genome shotgun sequence:
- the LOC131792912 gene encoding ragulator complex protein LAMTOR4 homolog, whose protein sequence is MAIPFPHGLDKIPDVQGYLVINSDGAVLASSGDLENEENIAATITRMLQTAAKIAISGDRTQTMKRMSVCYRDFTLMATVSNQKIYVVKRPLKQESE, encoded by the exons ATG GCAATTCCTTTCCCACATGGCCTAGACAAAATACCTGATGTGCAGGGATACTTGGTAATTAATTCAGATGGAGCAGTACTTGCT tcaTCAGGTGACCTTGAGAATGAGGAAAATATTGCTGCAACCATAACTAGGATGCTTCAAACAGCAGCCAAAATAGCAATTTCAGGAGACAGAACTCAGACCATGAAGAGAATGTCAG TGTGCTATAGAGACTTCACATTGATGGCAACTGTATCAAATCAGAAAATATATGTTGTAAAGAGACCTTTGAAACAGGAAAGTGAATAG
- the LOC131792901 gene encoding trafficking protein particle complex subunit 14-like: MAGKELDSNFYIFLPKVLTTDPVADVEHGSRNSCYAGERLCFFLIAQFRGNKREDANFENWQKRLLRLCTSVSVSSIELMTRKDDAHAGGFITCWPVGSSKMEGEDVDLRKKIEPRITHRGDIIYPLDVRLNSLPALTRRMRLSVNVWTPELHVFHETENRTDIDFRHYLVDHDPDDLIEESKNAWQCIVNATLPVITPPTLRCKYFQVAGKHFLCIEVINILGKSVTLNEVNVRTSYDVDIENGKNMIHHFSHSKQDFKPRFSCLDVFPVTTSGNKASTFPVLLRPWEHYAFLFRIIYHENQMALNKQLEVVLKGSIKWDVETLKECFQTIDTSYSLPVFIVRRSSVSVRASCQSSVGKGKRFQVKYTVTNTERDDGNVSLVWSPVNSASLKTLRNAPIMHSLVCLQPKVKIGCCPSGSSLTVNVEFLAVQEGLHEVGKFMKCKWHGESDQEDFLGSRSERQNTSPSGFTTVSHSCQIFVTGIS; the protein is encoded by the exons ATGGCGGGCAAAGAACTTGATAGTAACTTTTACATCTTCCTGCCCAAAGTTTTGACCACTGACCCTGTAGCAGATGTAGAACACGGATCGAGGAATTCATGCTACGCAGGAGAGCGTTTATGCTTTTTTCTGATCGCCCAGTTCCGAGGGAACAAACGAGaagatgcaaattttgaaaattggcAGAAACGCCTGTTACGTTTGTGTACATCTGTTAGTGTAAGCAGCATTGAGTTAATGACCAGAAAAGATGACGCACATGCAGGCGGATTTATTACTTGTTGGCCTGTTGGTTCTTCAAAAATGGAGGGAGAAGACGTCGATTTGAGGAAAAAG ATAGAACCAAGAATTACTCATCGTGGTGACATCATTTATCCATTGGATGTTAGACTGAACTCATTGCCAGCTCTGACGAGGAGGATGCGTCTGTCAGTGAATGTCTGGACACCAGAATTGCATGTCTTTCATGAGACAGAAAATAGGACAGATATTGATTTTAGACATTACTTGGTGGATCATGATCCTGATGACCTAATTGAAGAATCAAAGAATGCATGGCAATGTATAG TCAATGCTACCCTTCCTGTCATAACACCTCCCACACTTCGctgcaaatattttcaagtgGCTGGAAAGCATTTCCTTTGCATTGAAG tTATCAATATTTTGGGTAAATCAGTCACTCTTAATGAAGTTAATGTGAGGACTAGTTATGATGTGGACATAGAAAATGGGAAGAACATGATCCATCATTTCAGTCACTCAAAACAGGATTTTAAGCCAAG GTTTTCTTGCTTAGATGTTTTCCCAGTCACCACAAGTGGCAACAAAGCAAGTACTTTCCCAGTTCTTCTCAGACCTTGGGAACACTATGCATTTCTCTTTAGAATCATCTATCATGAAAATCAGATGGCTTTGAACAAG caacTGGAAGTGGTACTCAAGGGATCAATAAAGTGGGATGTTGAGACATTAAAGGAATGCTTCCAAACAATTGACACTTCCTACAG TCTCCCTGTTTTCATTGTGAGAAGGTCTTCTGTGAGTGTCCGTGCAAGTTGCCAATCAAGtgtgggaaaaggaaaaag GTTTCAGGTGAAGTACACAGTTACAAACACTGAACGAGATGATGGAAATGTTTCTCTTGTCTGGAGTCCTGTGAACAGTGCCTCACTGAAAACACTTAGAAATGCTCCCATAATGCATTCATTGGTATGCCTACAGCCAAAAGTTAAAATTGG GTGCTGTCCATCTGGGTCATCACTAACAGTGAATGTGGAATTCTTAGCAGTTCAGGAAGGATTGCACGAG GTTGGTAAATTTATGAAGTGCAAGTGGCATGGTGAATCAGATCAAGAAGATTTCTTGGGAAGCAGATCTGAAAGACAGAATACTTCTCCATCAGGATTTACAACAGTGTCGCATTCTTGTCAAATTTTTGTAACAGGCATAAGTTAG
- the LOC131793299 gene encoding uncharacterized protein has translation MKPTERILAVFVLFGVYTSISCRVCDLSIDSFASEFVLKRCAFSFHEKSETKYIGFEFRLTESKETRHALETVKTNFRELSYSPLTRWNGSCDCNEVPCLNEEQLKNLFISGVKQAFEEAKWRIPFMSGLCCSVQRALVEIFYRLDEKQLARLKKCTLNEIDTRKCTAYLTNELRQTEWCDSFKTKCENVIGRIFRGCEVTERRKRDIGIKHTSMCGPSACYQGKVSVLSTPLLKVEGTSYLGLHDFANTPSQSVGSLKLEPLVYKASLNSVAAINSGSSDISRSAEVYEFAFRVSTETVLQTFPTPSPRGSWTSPAIVESNAQSLSPFTPVNMTSLVTTKEVVSKESTIFTRAHNSTVRFPSRNAAQESQSPTTASFWNGTSARELSTSRTYLVPLSPRRTTREANKHTSEKSSAVSSAYQSTNSEEVRSVGSTYLTFPVPISTVQNVSFSPKLKSSFLHYSSLPFPVPPPLPSISLSSSSVLHSTPFMLSRSSASSVFIASQLLPSLETHLSSFSHLPSNSSSLSHLRMTSSSHSTASSSTFLCCSPCSSSASFFSSPTSLSSLSSSSSSSASLFFPSPSIFSSYPFSSSSAFYFSSSHPIRSSSSSYSFSSSSISTFLSPSSSLSVSLSLSSLSSSSSSSSITTTTPLMKSSVIQSVSAPTSSPIFSSSFLSSSSLLSSSSSSSITTTAPLMKSSVIQSVIQSVSAPTSSPTFSASFLSSSSLLSSSSLSSSTTPLMKSSVIYSVLAPTSSPTFSSSFLSSQHLRTKLLPPTAQSTGSSTTTSKKTLLSTNLVVLWSSISDVKRSLDLTSPLSSYSKHTFIKKTFINAETSKRDSSQGEGVYFSHAKTGLTLSSIPQTLIATPSKPSTTVPAVTDTFLMKFQGNCSFISNREEFKYTFVTALTEFLPISRYDVIVYDVKCGSVDVTFGLQGHNSNLTEKLWAMIANESIVFTYNGTQFVAFYLRQIITPSSITVTDPTTPPSVPTGTSTKHGRKRIVFIIFVLIGSVFGALFIFCLVVFVAKFCTCCQKTHRKFRVHRNVRMQAPFETELKRFVAHNNILQGVNFYGELTQLEEIRKDVELEIVEDDIDEELSELSPLADTNIGLLNSYNHTNSCQPKEHKFVFDDAGSCSSVVFY, from the exons ATGAAGCCAACTGAAAGAATTTTGGCAGTATTTGTGCTGTTCGGAGTGTACACTTCTATAAGTTGTCGAGTCTGCGATCTCTCCATCGATAGTTTTGCGTCCGAATTTGTTCTGAAACGCTGTGCATTTTCTTTCCACGAAAAATCCGAAACTAAATACATTGGATTTGAATTCCGACTGACAGAAAGCAAGGAGACAAGACACGCTTTGGAAAcggtgaaaacaaattttcgcGAGTTATCGTACAGTCCTTTGACGCGTTGGAACGGTAGCTGTGATTGTAATGAAGTACCATGTTTGAATGAGGAAcaattgaaaaatttgtttatttcaggcGTCAAACAAGCGTTTGAAGAAGCGAAATGGAGAATTCCATTTATGTCAGGGTTGTGCTGTTCTGTTCAACGAGCTTTAGTGGAGATATTTTATCGTTTGGACGAGAAACAACTAGCACGTTTGAAGAAATGTACTTTGAATGAAATTGACACGCGTAAGTGTACGGCATACTTGACTAATGAACTTCGCCAGACGGAATGGTGtgatagttttaaaacaaaatgtgaaaatgtCATCGGTCGTATTTTTAGAGGATGTGAGGTGACAGAGAGGAGGAAAAGGGATATTGGTATCAAACATACTTCAATGTGTGGTCCATCTGCTTGCTATCAag ggAAAGTGTCAGTTTTGTCGACACCTCTGCTGAAAGTCGAAGGTACTTCTTATCTTGGACTTCACGATTTCGCTAATACACCGTCGCAAAGCGTAGGCAGTTTGAAGCTGGAGCCGCTTGTATATAAAGCCAGTCTTAACTCAGTGGCAGCGATCAATTCAGGTTCTTCAGATATTTCCCGAAGTGCGGAGGTTTATGAGTTCGCCTTCAGAGTTTCAACTGAAACCGTATTGCAGACGtttcccaccccctccccccgcgGTTCATGGACATCACCCGCCATAGTGGAGTCTAATGCACAGTCCTTGTCACCTTTCACACCTGTCAACATGACATCGTTAGTGACAACTAAAGAGGTAGTATCAAAAGAGAGCACAATATTTACAAGGGCACATAACTCCACTGTCAGATTTCCTTCAAGGAATGCTGCCCAAGAATCTCAAAGCCCTACGACAGCCTCTTTCTGGAATGGCACATCGGCGAGAGAGCTTTCTACATCAAGGACGTACTTAGTGCCACTTTCGCCGAGGCGCACAACAAGAGAGGCAAATAAGCACACATCTGAGAAATCGAGCGCTGTATCGTCAGCATACCAAAGCACTAACTCTGAGGAAGTGCGTTCCGTTGGATCCACATATTTGACGTTCCCAGTACCTATTAGCACTGTGCAGAATGTCAGCTTTTCTCCTAAACTGAAAAGTTCTTTCCTACATTATTCATCGCTGCCTTTTCCAGTGCCGCCACCATTGCCTTCAATTTCATTATCATCTTCATCAGTCCTGCATTCAACCCCCTTCATGTTGTCACGATCTTCAGCGTCATCTGTGTTTATAGCATCACAGTTACTGCCAAGTTTGGAAACACATCTGTCGTCATTTTCGCATTTGCCTTCAAATTCATCGTCTTTGTCACATCTAAGAATGACTTCATCATCGCATTCGACGGCGTCGTCATCAACATTTTTATGCTGTTCCCCCTGCTCTTCTTCTGCTTCCTTCTTCTCCTCTCCCACCTCTCTCTCCTCCCTCTCTTCCTCCTCATCGTCCTCTGCCTCTCTCTTCTTTCCTTCCCCTTCTATCTTTTCCTCGTACCCCTTTTCTTCGTCATCTGCTTTCTACTTCTCTTCTTCTCACCCCATCcgctcctcctcctcctcctacTCCTTCTCTTCTTCCTCTATTTCAACATTTCTCTCTccgtcatcatcattatcagtgtcgttgtcattatcatcattgtcatcatcatcatcatcgtcatcaatCACAACAACAACTCCTCTAATGAAATCATCAGTAATCCAATCAGTATCAGCACCAACTTCATCACCAATATTTTCATCGTCATtcttgtcatcatcatcattattgtcatcatcatcatcatcatcaatcaCAACAACAGCTCCTCTAATGAAGTCATCAGTAATCCAATCAGTAATCCAGTCAGTATCAGCACCAACTTCATCACCAACGTTTTCAGCGTCATTCttgtcatcgtcatcattattgtcatcatcatcgttgtcATCATCAACAACTCCTCTAATGAAGTCATCAGTAATCTACTCAGTACTAGCACCAACTTCATCACCAACATTTTCATCGTCATTCTTATCATCACAGCATCTAAGAACAAAACTATTACCACCGACTGCACAATCGACAGGATCATCAACGACGActtcaaagaaaactttattatCAACAAATTTAGTGGTTCTATGGTCATCGATATCCGATGTGAAACGTTCCTTAGATTTGACTTCGCCCTTATCTTCATATTCTAAACATACTTTTATAAAGAAAACCTTTATTAATGCTGAAACCTCAAAACGCGATTCTTCGCAAGGAGAAGGCGTTTACTTCTCCCACGCGAAAACAGGACTCACTCTCTCCAGCATTCCTCAAACGTTAATTGCGACGCCTTCAAAACCAAGCACAACTGTACCTGCCGTCACTGACACATTTCTGATGAAATTTCAGGGAAACTGtagttttatttccaacagGGAAGAATTCAAGTATACCTTTGTAACTGCTTTGACCGAATTTTTGCCGATTTCAAGATATGATGTTATAGTCTATGACGTCAAGTGCGGTTCGGTGGATGTTACTTTTGGGTTGCAAGGTCACAACAGTAATTTAACAGAAAAACTGTGGGCGATGATAGCAAACGAATCAATTGTGTTTACCTACAATGGGACGCAGTTTGTTGCATTTTACTTGAGACAAATCATAACGCCATCGTCCATAACTGTCACAGACCCCACCACGCCTCCTTCGGTTCCAACCGGGACCTCCACCAAACACGGAAGAAAAAGGATCGTGTTTATAATATTTGTGTTGATTGGTTCAGTATTTGGAGCATTGTTTATTTTCTGCTTGGTTGTATTTGTAGCCAAGTTCTGTACCTGCTGCCAGAAAACTCATAGAAAATTCCGCGTGCATCGAAACGTTCGCATGCAAGCTCCCTTTGAAACTGAGTTGAAACGTTTTGTGGCGCACAATAATATTCTCCAAGGAGTTAACTTTTACGGAGAATTAACTCAACTGGAGGAAATCAGAAAAGATGTTGAGCTTGAAATTGTCGAAGATGACATCGATGAGGAGCTTTCCGAACTAAGTCCCCTTGCAGACACAAATATTGGCTTGTTAAATAGTTATAATCACACGAATTCTTGCCAACCAAAAGAGCACAAGTTTGTCTTTGATGACGCTGGCTCTTGTTCTAGTGTGGTCTTTTACTAA